Proteins from a genomic interval of Cheilinus undulatus linkage group 15, ASM1832078v1, whole genome shotgun sequence:
- the med4 gene encoding mediator of RNA polymerase II transcription subunit 4, giving the protein MATAAEKSTKERLLSVLDDLEVLSRELIEMLALSRTQKLPQPGEDTQILELLVQRDREFQELMEVAQQQGKVHQEMQLLEKEVEKRDSDIQQLQKQLKEAEHILATAVYQAKEKLKSIEKARKGSISSEEIIKYAHRISASNAVCAPLNWVPGDPRRPYPTDLEMRSGMLGHMANLPTNGMNGHLPGDALAAGRLPDVLTPHYPWQSSDVSVGMLPPHHGNDFGLEPPGHNKENEDDVEAMSTDSSSSSSDSD; this is encoded by the exons ATGGCGACGGCGGCGGAGAAGTCAACGAAGGAGCGACTGTTGTCTGTTTTGGATGATTTGGAAGTTTTATCAcg gGAGCTCATAGAGATGTTGGCTTTGTCCAGGACTCAGAAACTACCACAGCCAGGAGAGGACACACAG ATCCTGGAGCTGCTGGTGCAGAGGGACAGGGAGTTTCAGGAGCTGATGGAGGTGGCTCAACAACAGGGGAAGGTGCACCAGGAGATGCAGCTGCTGGAGAAGGAGGTGGAGAAGAGAGACAGTGACATCCAGCAGCTCCAGAAACAGCTGAAGGAGGCTGAACACATCCTG gCCACTGCAGTTTATCAGGCGAAAGAGAAACTAAAATCCATAGAAAAGGCCAGAAAGG GAAGTATCTCCTCAGAAGAAATCATCAAATATGCTCACAGGATCAGTGCAAGTAACGCTGTGTGTGCTCCGTTAAACTGGGTCCCAG GTGATCCTCGCAGACCTTACCCCACAGACCTGGAGATGCGTAGTGGGATGCTGGGTCACATGGCCAACTTGCCAACAAATGGCATGAATGGACATTTGCCAGGTGACGCTCTGGCTGCAGGGAGGCTTCCAG ACGTTTTGACGCCTCACTACCCCTGGCAGTCCTCGGATGTCTCTGTGGGAATGCTTCCTCCTCATCATGGCAATGACTTCGGCCTGGAGCCTCCGGGTCACAATAAGGAGAACGAGGATGATGTAGAGGCCATGTCGACTGACTcgtccagcagcagcagtgactcTGACTGA